One part of the Mustela erminea isolate mMusErm1 chromosome 11, mMusErm1.Pri, whole genome shotgun sequence genome encodes these proteins:
- the CPA2 gene encoding carboxypeptidase A2, translating into MKLILVFCALLGHIYCRETFEGDQVLEISPRNEEQVKHLVELEAEEHLQLDFWKSPTTPGETAHVRVPFVNVQAVKVFLESQGIAYSIMIEDVQVLLDKENEEMLLNQRRQRDGNFNFEAYHTLEEISQEMDNIVAQHPDLVSKVHIGHSFEKRPMNVLKFSTGGDKPAIWLDAGIHAREWVTQATALWTANKIASDYGNDPSITSILDTMDIFLLPVTNPDGYVFSQTKNRMWRKTRSKVSGSSCVGVDPNRNWDAGFGGPGASSNPCSDSYRGPHANSEVEVKSIVDFIKSHGKIKAFITLHSYSQLLMFPYGYTCTKSDNFDELNEVAKKAAQALTSLHGTTYKVGPICSVIYQASGGSIDWSYDYGIKYSFAFELRDTGRFGFLLPASQILPTAEETWLGLKTIMEHVRDHPY; encoded by the exons ATGAAGTTGATCCTGGTTTTTTGTGCCCTTCTGGGGCATATCTACTGTCGAGAAACATTTGAGGG GGACCAGGTTCTTGAGATCTCACCAAGGAATGAAGAACAAGTAAAACATCTGGTGGAATTGGAGGCTGAAGAACATCTTCAG CTTGATTTTTGGAAATCACCCACAACCCCAGGGGAGACAGCCCATGTCCGAGTTCCTTTTGTGAATGTCCAGGCAGTCAAAGTTTTCTTGGAGTCCCAGGGAATTGCTTATTCCATCATGATTGAAGATGTTCAG GTTCTGTTggacaaagagaatgaagaaatgtTACTTAATCAGAGAAGACAACGGGATGGTAACTTCAACTTTGAGGCTTATCATACGTTGGAAGAG ATTTCCCAAGAAATGGATAACATCGTGGCTCAGCACCCGGATCTAGTGAGCAAAGTGCATATTGGCCATTCTTTTGAAAAGCGGCCCATGAACGTGCTCAAG TTCAGCACCGGAGGAGACAAGCCAGCCATCTGGCTAGATGCCGGGATCCATGCTCGAGAGTGGGTTACACAAGCTACTGCACTGTGGACCGCAAATAAG ATTGCCTCTGATTATGGAAATGATCCGTCCATCACTTCCATTTTGGACACGATGGATATCTTCCTGCTGCCCGTCACAAACCCTGATGGATATGTGTTTTCTCAAACCAAA AATCGTATGTGGCGGAAGACCAGGTCCAAGGTATCAGGAAGCTCCTGTGTTGGTGTTGATCCTAACCGGAATTGGGACGCAGGTTTCGGAG GACCTGGAGCCAGCAGCAACCCTTGCTCTGATTCCTATCGTGGACCCCATGCCAACTCTGAAGTTGAAGTGAAATCCATAGTGGACTTCATCAAGAGTCACGGGAAGATCAAGGCTTTCATTACCCTCCACAGCTATTCCCAGCTGCTCATGTTCCCCTATGGGTATACATGTACTAAGTCAGATAACTTTGATGAACTG AATGAAGTGGCCAAAAAGGCTGCCCAGGCTCTGACCAGCCTGCACGGCACCACGTACAAAGTGGGACCTATCTGCTCAGTCATCT ACCAAGCCAGTGGAGGAAGCATTGACTGGTCATATGACTATGGCATCAAATACTCATTTGCTTTTGAACTGAGAGACACCGGTCGATTTGGCTTCCTCCTGCCGGCCAGTCAGATCTTGCCCACAGCCGAAGAGACCTGGCTTGGCTTGAAGACGATCATGGAGCATGTGCGGGACCATCCCTATTAG